A single window of Haliotis asinina isolate JCU_RB_2024 chromosome 5, JCU_Hal_asi_v2, whole genome shotgun sequence DNA harbors:
- the LOC137284867 gene encoding ependymin-related protein 2-like, with product MMKSSFTVVLLLAVVGDGISGADPTKCCSDRQFEAKLAEIGGALQNHNGHQVPALIDVDNTLHYDFYNRTVVYEVFERGAQNRTIRSRIVHDFKSGLRYVIADNKCTYVKGSRVMTEQCIPDNAKFLGRSTFGFGVNSVLANNWQYDSANIIIKSSVSAANCVPFVQATFSPLGHDASNDVVFIVTGFRPGIHRPAAFDIPANCAQQTSDDTQLPADHTTRGARYIDAFVSR from the exons ATGATGAAGTCGTCTTTCACTGTTGTTCTTCTTCTGGCAGTTGTTGGTGACGGAATCAGTGGTGCGGATCCCACCAAGTGCTGCTCTGATCGCCAGTTCGAGGCCAAGTTGGCGGAAATTGGGGGCGCTTTGCAGAACCACAACGGGCACCAGGTTCCTGCTCTTATAGAT GTGGACAACACTCTACATTACGACTTCTACAACAGGACGGTGGTGTACGAGGTGTTTGAGCGTGGAGCCCAAAACAGGACCATTCGTTCCCGAATTGTGCATGACTTTAAGTCC gGCCTACGCTATGTGATTGCAGACAACAAATGCACGTATGTGAAAGGTTCACGAGTAATGACTGAGCAGTGCATCCCTG ACAACGCCAAATTTCTGGGAAGGTCTACCTTTGGGTTCGGCGTCAACAGTGTGCTTGCCAACAACTGGCAATATGACTCcgccaacatcatcatcaagtcTTCAGTATCAGCAGCCAACTGTGTACCATTTGTACAAGCAACTTTCTCCCCTCTGGGACATGACG CTTCCAATGACGTGGTGTTCATTGTGACGGGGTTTCGTCCCGGAATTCACAGACCAGCTGCCTTTGACATTCCAGCTAACTGTGCCCAACAAACAAGTGATGACACTCAG CTGCCAGCGGATCATACCACGCGAGGAGCTCGCTACATTGACGCATTTGTGTCACGCTGA
- the LOC137284379 gene encoding ependymin-related protein 1-like, with translation MLLPCLLVAFLVTVTAAEPKKCCVDKQFEAILGEFGASLLPGQNTPYPLDGYSLMSYDYYAKMLRLEAHMNQPDGTVQITNVIIDYKAGKEYVKTDAGCTVLDITEQMREPCVPAISRFLGNTSFGYGDMALKVNTWQYLKPGTDNVVNLVVTSDGCVPMVEASYGTMNNAKTDVVYFITSFQPGIKDRSVFTLPSDCRTGGSAVGVVGRAVRAAKDLFGSGS, from the exons ATGCTTCTACCTTGCCTTCTTGTTGCTTTCCTTGTCACCGTCACTGCTGCCGAACCAAAGAAATGTTGTGTGGACAAACAGTTTGAAGCCATTCTGGGAGAGTTTGGAGCCTCTTTACTCCCAGGACAAAACACTCCATATCCTCTAGAT GGGTACAGCCTAATGTCCTACGACTATTATGCGAAGATGTTGAGGCTGGAGGCACATATGAATCAGCCCGATGGGACAGTACAGATAACCAATGTCATTATTGACTACAAAGCG GGTAAAGAGTACGTGAAAACAGACGCCGGCTGTACAGTTCTGGACATCACAGAACAAATGAGAGAGCCATGCGTACCTG CCATTTCCCGTTTCCTGGGCAACACATCATTCGGCTACGGCGACATGGCGCTGAAGGTGAACACCTGGCAGTACCTGAAACCTGGCACCGACAACGTTGTCAATCTAGTCGTCACGAGTGACGGCTGCGTCCCCATGGTTGAGGCGTCATACGGCACAATGAACAACG CCAAGACCGACGTCGTCTACTTCATCACGTCGTTCCAGCCAGGCATCAAGGACCGCAGTGTGTTCACCCTCCCGAGTGACTGTCGGACAGGGGGTAGTGCG GTCGGTGTGGTGGGCAGGGCGGTTCGAGCAGCAAAGGACCTGTTTGGATCCGGATCCTAA